A window of Chlorobium phaeobacteroides DSM 266 genomic DNA:
CATGCCTATCGGGTCGAGCACCCCCTCCTGGTCGTCAACGATAAACTCCTGCGGAATAACATGAATGATCTCATGATCAATGTCGAGGAGATACCTGATGTTCGTTTTTGCCTTTTCAAGAAACCGCTTGACATCGGAATCGTTGACAATGCCGGTCTGATTGATGCTGATTTCTGATTTGCTGTGAATGCAATTGACATGCGCCCCGGAAATACCAACGTTCACCCCGAGAATTCTGATGGACGACTCTCTTTCCGCGTCTGCCACCGCTGCTTTTATGGCATCAACCGTTTTGTTGATGTTGACTACCGTCGCCCTCTGAAGTCCGTCCGAATTGGCCCGACCTTTGCCGAGAACATTGATTTTTCCCATTTCATCTTTTTCGGCAACAACAACGCAGACCTTTGTTGTCCCGATATCAAGCCCTACCGCTATATTGCTTTTCAGCATTTTTCCATATTCCATGATTTATCACATCGAATCCTTACGAACAATTTCCGGCAACTGTACTTCCGTGGCAAAAACTCTGTCCTTGAAGCGCAGATCCACAGTTTCATATCTTTCGAAACCTTTTTTGGAAACGACCTTTTGCCAGAATATCTCGAATTTTTTCAACTTTTCCTTGAAATTCCCGTCATTACCCATAATAAAACGGCTCCTGGATCCTCTTGCAAAAACCGAGGAGCCGTTATTGTTTTGAAAATGAAATTCACGTACAAGCAGTGCGGCATAATCGCTCTTCTGCAAGGCTGTTGTGAATTCGTGCACAAGGGCATAATCCCTTGCCGATAGTTTTCGCAATCCCCTTTCGGCATGATCCAGTCTGGTGATGCCTGAAACATGAAGGAGCGTTCCTGAACGGTCTGAAAACCCTTTATGGTCGGGAACAAGCACCCCGTCCTGATCGATAACCATCGGCGTCGGCATGTCAATCAAGAGCGCAAGCGGTTCCCGCTCTACGACTCTTACACGAAGAATCCCGTTAAGCTCTTTACTGACCGCTGCGTCCCGAATATAGGGAATTGCCATGACTGAAGCCCTCACCTTATCAATATCAAGCGCATGAACTTTCATCCCCGAATACCTTTTCAACCTTGCGGAAAGTTCCTGTACGGAAACATACCTGGCGTCTTCGATAACGATCTCTCTGACGCGAACCTCTTTCTGCCAGTCAGAAGCATGGTATCCGAGCCAGCCAAGCCCTATAACGACAAGAAACAGAATCAGGAACAGTGCCTTCCAGCTCCCGCTGTCGGCGGGCTCAAGGGGCCCTGATCCGTCTGACCGATCTTCAGTGTCAAGCTCAATGTCGGGGAGCCTCTCCCCTTTTTGTTCGGGATCATGCATATGCGTCATCTTTTGGATCTCCGGGCTTCCCATATGCCGAATGAACCGCTGCGAAGCATCGGAATCATCCCATCTTGCGATCTTTTCCTGTGAACGATATAACAACCTGAACAATGGGCCTGATGCTGGCGTTTGCCGCCGCTGGCGGGAGGTTCGTCAAACCATGTCGCCTGACCGGCCTGTAACCGAGACAAACCGGATAAGTCGGTTAGTCGTTCTGTCGAAATCTTTTTTCCTGTTTCGGGATCGTTCCGATTTCCCGGCATGCCCGGAAAAACCCGGGGGAACCCGACCTGCGCCGGTTGCCTCTGCGACCCATGCCGCGCTGTCGTACCCGGTTTCCCGTCGGACAGAACAGCGCTCATCATGCCCTGCGAGCCCGCTCCCGGAATGGGAAGCGGCAGAGAGGAGTTCTGAACCTGATCTGGCGGGACACAGAAATACGGTCGCTCCTCCCGGTCAGAACGATAATCGGCAGATCCGCCACGCCTGACGGATCTGCGGGGACGAAGTGGTACGAAACGAATCACTCTCCCGCTGATCGGGCGCTTATGCTCCTCAACGGCAATCATTGCTCTTTTGCTCCATCATGCTGAAAATTTATTGATCCACTCCCCGGCAAGCCTTGTAGACAGATGGGTAATATCCCCCGCCCCCATAAACAGTACGACCGTACTCTTTTGCGGGCATGTTTCGACCGTTTGGTACAAAAGTTCCCTGTCGGCTATAAATTCGGCATGCTTTCCCCCTGCCTTGTGTACCGCCGCGGCAACCAGACTCCCGCTCACACCGGGATAATCTGCCGCTTTTTCTCTGGAAGGATAGATGTCGGCAACATATATTTTATCGGCTCGAAGAAGCGCCCAACCATATTCATCCGCAAATTCTCTGGTTCTTGAAAAAAGATGAGGCTGAAAAACAGCGACAATTTCTGCATTCGGCCAGCCATCTCTTGCTGCTTTTACCGCAGCCTTGACTTCTGAGGGATGGTGGGCGTAATCGTCAACGACGAGAACTCCAGCACTATTGTCATACTTGATCTGAAACCGTCGTCTCATGCCGCTGTACCGGGTAAGGCCTGCGATAATGCGCTCGGGCGCAATTCCCAGCTCAAGCCCGGAAGCGAAAGCCGCCAGCGCATTCATGACGTTATGCCGGCCAGGAACATTGAGGCTGACTCCGGGATACTCCTTGCCTGAAGCTCGCACCGTGAAACGGGATCTGTTTTTATCCATAACCATATCCGAGGCCATCACATCTGCCGGCTCATCAATGCCAAAGGTGGTGTATCGACGGTTGAGATGCGGAATGAGTTTCCTGATTTCCGGCCAGTCGACGCAGCAGATGACTCGTCCGTAAAAAGGCACTTTGTTGGCAAAAGCGATAAAGGCTTTACGCAGCTCTTCTATCGTCCCATAGGTATCCATATGCTCTGACTCAAGACTGTTGATCACGGCGATTGTTGGTGTCAGCTTTAAAAACGCCCGATCAAACTCGTCAGCCTCAATAACGAGGTATTTGCCGCTGCCAACGACCGTGCTCCCTTTGAGATAGTCGGAAACGCCGCCGATCATGACCGTCGGCGACTCACCCGCTTCGATGAGCATGGTGGCAATCATTGCCGTTGTGGTTGTCTTTCCGTGTGTTCCGGAAACGCAGACCCCGTAGTTATAGCGCATGAGCTCTCCGAGCATCTCGTCTCGTTTGATCACAGGAATACCCGCCTGCTCGGCTGCAACGATCTCGACGTTTTCTGCCGGTCTGATAGCAGAGGAGTAAACGACAACGTCGCTTTCTCCGACCTGTTCCGCTTTATGCCCCTGGTAAATTACAGCTCCCCGTTCCGAGAGCCTCTCGGTTACCTCTCCTGAAGAGAGGTCTGAGCCCGTTACCCCGAAACCCGAGGTTAACAGAAGTTCGGCAATGGCGCTCATTCCCGCTCCGCCGATTCCTACGATATGAACACTTTTTGTTTTTCCGAGCTCCATGTTTTTCCTTTATGATTTTGCAAGGCGGATGATTCTGTCAACAAGCGCTGCCGTCGCATCCGGATAAGCAAGCAAAAGAGCGGCCTTGCTCATGGCGGAGCGTCTTGTCCGGTCATGCAGCAGATCGAGAACAAGTTGTCGTGATTCAGGCGCCTGAAGATGCTCGTCGTCTATAAGCAAGGCTGCGCCGTTTTCTGCCAGAGCGCGCGCGTTATGGCGCTGATGATCTCCTGTCGCATGCGGATAGGGAACCAGCACCGAGGGTTTTGCCGTATTGGTCACCTCCGCGATGGTGGAGGCCCCGGCCCTGCACACCACAAGTTCCGATGCGGCGTAGGCTTCGCCCATATTTTCGATGTACGGGCCTATCCAGATTCTCGCGGAAGACGTTACCCCGGCTTTTATCCTTTCGTAATCAAGGCTGCCGGTCTGCCAGATCAGGTTAGCCGATGCGGTGATCTGATCAAGCCACTTCAGGACGGCATTGTTGATCGAGCGAGCTCCCCGACTGCCGCCGAAAACAAGCAGCGTAGGCAGTGATTCAGCGAGACCGAAGCGCAATCGCGCTTGGTCGGGATCGATAGCGGAGAATGAACGAGATGGATTGCCGGAGATATATACCTCTTTTTTTCTTGCAATATACGGTTTCGCCTCTTCGAAAGAGAGATGTATCTCGCTGGCAAAAAGAGAGAGCAGCTTTGTTGTTACGCCGGGAAACGCATTCTGTTCCTGGATCAGCGTTTTTTTGCCTCTCATCTGGGCGGCAAGCAGAAGCGGGGCGCTGACAAAGCCGCCCGTTCCGACGACAACGTCGGGGGATTCGCTGTTTATAATCGCTAAAGCGCTCCGAACCGCCCCGATAAAATCGGCAAGCACGCCAAGGTTATCAACAAGCGCCCCCAAAGAGCGGCCGCGCTTCAATCCTCTTACCGACAGCAGGTGAAGACGATAGCCGAGCCGGGGAATTTCTCTGGCCTCGATTCCTGCCTCCGTTCCTGCAAAAGAGAGCTTTACATGGGGAACCCTTTTCTGGAGTTCGCCCGCCATGGCAACCGCCGGATAAAGATGGCCTCCGGTTCCGCCTCCGGCAAACAGGACGTTCATATGCCGCCTCCCGATTCATCATCCGATGATGATCGTTCAGGATGGTTCCTTTTCTTGTGTCGCGATATGCTGATAAGAATCCCCACTCCGAGAGAGTTGAAAATAAGCGCCGTACCTCCGTAACTGATAAAGGGAAGGGCCACGCCTGTCGTAGGAAGAAGATGGCAGGCTACTGCTATATTGATAAATGCAAAAAAAACAATCGCTATCGTAATGCCGCTGGCCACATATCTGCCGAAATTGTCGGGCGCGTGTTTTGCGATAATAAGGCCGCAGATAAAAAAGCCGACAAAGAGCGAAATCACGACAAGTGCCCCGACAAGACCGTACTCTTCGCCTATAACAACGAACACAAAGTCGTTATACGAGAGCGGCAGATAGAGTTCCCTCTGTTTGCTGGCGCCGATTCCCAGTCCGAAAAGGCCGCCGTTGCCAAGACCGATGAGCGCCTGAAGCACCTGGTAGCTCAGCCCTTTTTCAGTGCCGCTGAAAAAGGAGTTGATCCTCTCCATCCGATAGTTTGCACTGAGAGCATACGCTGCGCCGATCGGAATCAAAAGCCCCAGCAGAGAGAATAGATACTTTAATTTCACTCCCCCGATAAACATCATGATAACCCCGATAATGGCAATCAGGGCCGCCGTGCTGAAATTGGGCTCAAGGGCAATGAGCGAAACAACCGTGAGCAGAAGTATGAGGAGCGGAAGAAAAGAGTCATGAAAATCCTCGATATACCGCTGCTTTTCGCTTATCAGCGTTGAGAAATGAAAAATGAGCGCATATTTCGCCAGGTCGGAGACCTGGAATTTCATAGGCCCGTACCCTATCCACCGCGCTGCTCCGGAAATGAGCCCAACCATTTTCAAGAGAAGAAGGAGGGTCAAAAGAAAAATACTTGCGAGCAGAAAGAGTTTGCTGGTTTTTCGAAACACGTGGTAATCAAGCCGGGCAAACACTATAATCGTGACAATGCCAAGCAGCGAAAAGGCAAGCTGCCTCCACAGAAAATATTCGGAGCTCGAAAATTTGTTTTCGGCCCATCCCGCTCCGCTGCTGTAGACGACAACCACGCCGATGCACATCAGCATGGTCACGACAAGCAACAGCAGTTTGCCTGCGATAACCTCCCCCTGTGATTGAGCGGATAGTGCCGGAGGGGGTTCGGCATTACCGATCTCTTTGGCGTTATGTATCATGAGCGCAGATCCGTCGTTAATTTTTTAAACTGCCTCCCCCGATCCTCGAAATCCTCAAACATGTCGAAACTAGAACACCCCGGCGAAAACAGCACCGTCTGGCCGGGTTCAACCAAGGCTCTGGCAAGAGAAACCGCCTCTTCAAGGGAGTTGGCAGATCTGACATCGACCATGCCTCCGTATGCGGCGCAGAGTTTTTCGCGAGCTTCGCCTATTGCAACAAGAGCCGCGACTTTTTTTCTGACAATCCCGGCGATCTCCCTGTAATCGCTGCCTTTGTCTCTTCCTCCGGCAATAAGCACCATCCGTCCGGGTACGGTTTCGAGTGCCTGAGAAAGCGCATTGATGTTGGTTGCTTTTGAGTCATTGATCCAGTCGCTCCCGTCAAGCGTCCGCACAAATTCCTGACGATGTTCGACTCCGCTGAATCCCTGAAGCGCAGAACGGATGGCTTCGTTGCCGATACCGAGCGCACGAGCGGCAGCGACGGCGGCAAGGGCATTGGCAATATTGTGACGGCCACGAAAACTCCGTTTCAGAAAATCTTCCGCTTCGATAATGTTCTCGCTCTTTGCCCCGGCGTCAAAAACGATCCTGTGGTCGCAAAACCTTACCGCCGCAGCAAAACCCGCATGTTCCGGCTTGCATCCGATACCGAACGGAACGATGCGGCACGGGAGGGTCTCCCTGTTTGAGGCAAAATGGTCGTGAAGAAGCGGGTCGTCATCATTATAGACCAGCGTGTCCTCTTTGCCCTGATGGGCGTAAATTCGATACTTTGTTTGCGCGTAGTTATGCAGCTCCCCTTCATACCGGTCGAGGTGATCCGGGGTTATATTGGTTATCACCGATACGTCGGGCCTGAAGGTGCAGCATCCTTCGAGCTGATAACTGCTCAGCTCAATAACGGCAACGTCTTCGGGGCGCATGGTGAGCACTCTCGATGAGAATGGCTGACCGATATTGCCTACGCTGAACGCCCGGTATCGATGCGTCATCCCGTCCGTTTCAAAAATACGGTGCACCAGCGTCGCTGTCGTTGTTTTGCCGTCCGTGCCGGTAATACCTATAATTCTCGCCTTGCAGAACCAGTACGCAACCTCGATCTCGCTGAATAGGGGAATGCCTTTTTCGAGCATCGCTCTGACAACCGGGGCCCGCCCGGGAATCCCCGGACTGATCACACAGAAATCCGTGCAAAGCACGTTGTCGGAATGCCCTCCCTCTTCAAAAGGGATCCGCAATGCCTGCAGACGGGCTGATTCGTGCGCTCCAATTGTACCGAGCTCGCTTACAAAGACCGAGGCTCCTTTAAGCGAAAGCAGTTCGGCAACTGCCATACCGCTTCGTCTTGCGCCAAGCACGGCTACTTTTTTACCCGCAACGTCCATCACCTGAGCTTTAAGGTCATAAGACTCGTTAAAAAAAACAGAATGCTTATAATCCAGAACCTGATAACGATTTTCTGTTCTGCCCATCCTTTCAGCTGAAAATGGTGGTGCAGCGGGGCCATCAGAAATATTCGGCGCCCTTGACCCGAGAGCTTTTTTGTCAGTTTGAAGTAGAGCACCTGCATTGAAACCGACAGAGCTTCAAGAACAAAAACGCCGGCAAGCACCGGCAGGAGCAGTTCCTGTTTGATGAGCAGCGCAATAACGGCAACCGCGCTGCCGAGGGCAAGCGAACCGGTATCGCCCATAATGATCTCCGCCGGATTGGAATTAAACCATAAAAAACCAACGCATGCCATCACGATTGCCATACAGACAACGGCAATCTCGCCACCTCCGGGAATAAAGGGAATTTTCAGATAATCGGCATAGACCGCGTTGCCTGCCAGATAGGAGAACGCGCCAAGAGCGGATACCACAATAGCCGTCGTTCCGGAGGCAAGCCCGTCAAGCCCGTCGGTGAGGTTCACTGAGTTTGAGACGGCCGTGATGATAAAGATGACAATCGGGATATAGAAAATCCCGTAGTCGATGCTCAGTTGTTTGATAAACGGTATGGTGGTTTTTGACAACAGAACGGCAAAAGCCGGGTCGAACCATGTATAGAGGCCGATCACAAGGCCAAGGGATATCTGGCCAAGAAGTTTGTAGCGCGCCGATAAACCGCCCTTGATCTTGAGGACAACCTTTCGATAGTCGTCAATAAACCCGATAAGACCCATCCAGAAAATGGCAAGCATGACAAGCCAGACGTGAGGATCATCAAATTTTGCCCAGAGAAATACCGATACCTCGATGGAAAAGATGATCAGAATGCCACCCATGGTAGGGAGCTCTTTTTTCTTTTTATGTTCGGGAGGCGCCTCCTCTTTGACCGGCTCGATAAAACGGCCTTTGAGATAGCGGATAAACCACGGCCCCGCCATAAGACTGATCAAAAGCGCCGTTATTGCCGCTGCGCTTGCCCTGAACGTCAGGAATTCGATGACGCCGAACCCCGGGGGATCAAACACATCGTTAATGTATTTCAGAAGATAATAAAGCATGCCGTGCCCTTTCTACATTGTTGTTCTTTCTTTGATCAGCGCCTCGACAACCAGCTCAAGCCGCATACTTCTTGATGCCTTGAACAGCACGGCGTCACCCGGCTGAACGACCATCTTCAACTCATCCAGCAGCTTTTGCCGATTTTCGTAATGGCCGTGGCAGCGGGCTCCGGCCTCAATACCGTAGAGCCGGGCATGTCGCCCATAGGTAAACAGCAGGTCGATCGGACTTTGCTGAATATACCTGCCTGTTTTTTCATGTTCAACTATTCCCGCTTCGCCAAGTTCAAGCATATCGCCGAGCACGGCGATTTTTTTGCCACTGCACGGTATATCGACAAGCGCATCGATGGCAAGACGCATGGAGTCTGAATTGGCGTTGTAGGTATCGTTGATCAGCACGACGCCTCCCGCGTCCTGGACTTCAAGGCGTTTCCAGCCGGGGGATGGACGCAGCGCTTCGAGCCCTTTTTTGATCTGCTCAAGCGAAAGGCCGAAATAAGTGCCCACTGCCGCGGCGGCCAGTGCGTTGATGACGTTGTGTTTTCCTATAAAATGCAGGGCGATTCTTTCGGACAACCCGCCGGAAACAAACTCGAAGGAGACTCGTCCTGATCGGTCGACAGCAATATGGCGCGCTTGGCAGGCTATCTGGCTGTCGTCAGCAGTTCCGTATGTAAAACTGCCGGTCAATCCTTCGGCGGCTTCCTTCAACCAGAGATCGTCTGCATTGACAAAGCAGGTGCCTCCATGCTGTTGAAGGTATCTGAAAAGCCTGGTTTCTTCGGCGGCAACGCCTTCGAGGTTCAGAAGAAACTCCAGATGTTCGTGGCCGATATTGGTCAGAAGGCCATGGGTCGGGCGGGCCAGTTCAAGGAGCAGTTCCATCTCGCCGGGATGATTGATACCCATTTCGACGACGGCAATCCCGGTTTGCCGACGGAGCTGCAGCAGGGTCAAGGGGACGCCAAGATGGTTGTTCAGGTTCCCTTTGCTCGTCTGAACCGTAAATCCCGTACCAAGAACGGCCGCAACCATCTCTTTCGTTGTTGTTTTTCCATTACTGCCTCCGACGGCAATAACCGGAATCGAAAAGGTTTGCCGGTAGATGGCCGCAAGCCGCTGAAGTCCGGCGACAGGATCCTCGACGACCAGAAAGCCGCACCCTTCCGGCGCGGCGGGAGCCCCTTCTGATTCATACCATGCCTTTTTCACCATCGCCCAATGAGCGCCTTTGGCAAACACCTCGTCGATGTACTGATGCCCGTCGGTATGCTCTCCCTGCAGAGCAACAAATATCGCGCCGTCGACGACCGCTCTGGAGTCAATAACCACAACAGGATCCGTTACTATCCCGCGCACATCGCCGTTTCCGGCAACGGTTACAGGGAATTTGAGCGATAGCTCTTCAATATTCAGCACCCCTTGCATACGGCCCCCTTTTCCGGCTCACCGGCATTTTCTTCAGCAAGAGCGTTTCGAAGCGTTTCCTGATCTGAAAAAAAGCTTTTTTCGCCGGCAGTTTCCTGATATTGTTCGTGACCTTTTCCTGCCACAAGCAGGACGTCTCCCGGCTGAAGCAGGGCGACTGCCGTTCTGATGGCTTGAGCTCGATCGGTTATTCTTTTATGATTTTTCACTCTTATGCCTTTCTCGATTTCATCAATAATCATCTCCGGATCTTCATCCCGCGGATTATCGGAGGTCAGAATAACCAGGTCAGCGTTTTCCACAGCTATCCTACCCATTTCCGGCCTCTTCAGGCGGTCTCTGTTTCCTCCGCAGCCGAATACCACGATAAGGCGGGAGGCAGGCGATTTCAGTGCGTTCAAGGTTGAAAGCGCTTTGAAAAGTGCATCCGGAGTATGGGCATAATCAACAAAAACGAACTCCTTGCGTCGCCGATCCATGATCCGCTCCATTCGGCCAGCAACCCCCGGCAACGCGTCGAGCGCTGCCGCAACCACCGGCGAACCCAGACCCATGCCGCAACCGACAGCCGCAGCCTGAAGCAGGTTCATCACGTTATACTGTCCGGGAAGAACGGTAGAGATCGTCTGCTGTGCGTCAGGAAAACAGAGGCGTATGGTTGCTGAGGCAATCGATTGATCGATGAGCTCTGCCGAAAACCTCCGGGAGGCATCTCCAGCAACCCGGCCTGTCTGGTCAAGCGTGCAGCAGAACCTCTTTTCAGGGTTTATTTTCGATACCATCTCCTCTGCCCGCGGATCGTCACTGTTAATAACGGCAAAACCTTGCGGAGAAAGCTGCTCGAACAACTGCCGTTTTGCCCCGGCATACTCCTGCATGGTTTTATGAAAATCAAGATGCTCCATGCTCAGATTGGTAAAAACCGCCGCATGAAAGGTTATGCCATATACCCTCTGCAGCACCAGGGCGTGCGAGGAGACTTCCATAACGGCTACGGAACATCCGCTATCAAGCATCCTCCTGAAGAGGGCGTGAAGAATATGCGCTTCAGGGGTAGTCCGGTCAAGAGGAATCTGCTGTTCGCCAAACGTACAGAGGTTTGTGCCGATGTAGCCCGTCCGAATGCCGCAGGCATTGAGCATTGCCGTTATAAGTCTTGCGGTGGTTGTCTTGCCGTTTGTTCCCGTCACGCCGATAACGTGAAGGGCGTCTGACGCAAAACCGTAAAACTGGCGGGCGGCAAGCGCCAGGGCCTGACGAGCATCCTCGACTCTGAGATAAGGGAGCGATGCGTCGGGAAGCACAGGTGGAATCTCTTCGCATAAAACCGCCGCAGCGCCTCGCTCAACGGCGCTCTTGATAAATCGATGACCATCCGCAGAATATCCTCGTACGGCAATAAAAAGCGCTCCGGGCAGAACATCCCTTGAGTCGGAGCTGATCATGCTCACCGGTAGGGACGTCGTGCTGCCGCCTGCCGCTTCGAGTACGGGGATCTGCCGGATGAGATCCGCGAGCGACATCGCCCGATTTCCATCATCAGTGCGCAGGCTTTTCACAGGGATGTCCTCTTCACCGTTTTCATGGCAAGCTTTACTCTGATTATGCTTTCCTTGTCGACAGGAACTCCTGCCGTCACGTTCTGATAAACAACAAGACCGTCACTATCGCCCGTGTATTCCATGACAAGACCGAGCCATTCGAGCAGACGTTTTGCATCCTTGCCCTTGAGCCCATGCAGGTCGGGAACCGCTACTGTTGCGATGGCGTCAATCACCCCCTGTTCAGGAGCCCTAAAGGCAAGATTTTTCTGTAGTTCTTCTGAACAGGCGAGCATCCTTGTTGCTATCGACGAAAAAACAGGCGCCGCGACGGTCCCGCCATAATACATTCCCCGAGGCTCCTCAACAAGAATAATCATGGCATATCTCGGAGATTCGACCGGAAAAAATCCGACAAATGAGGCGATAAAAACGGGATTGGCATAGGATCCGTTTCTGGCCCGGCGAGCCGTACCTGTTTTTCCCGCAACACTGATGCCCGGAATTGCGGCTTTTTTTGCGGTTCCGCTGTCAACGACAGCCTTGAAGTACCTCTGGGCGAGATATCTTGCCGTTTCCGTTGTCACAACTTTTCTGACTGTTTGAGGGGTGTTTTCGCGAATCACCTTCCCCTCTCTATCCATAACCTTTTTTACTACAAATGGACGCATCAGCTCGCCGTCATTGGCCAGAGCAGCATAGGCCTGCACCATCTGCAACGGCGTTACCATAACCTGATAACCATAACCCATCCAGGGCAGGGTCGTTTTATCCCATTTTTTCAGGGAACGTACAAATCCCGGAGACTCCCCGATCAGACCTACCCCGCTTTTTGATCCAAACCCGAAGTTTTTCGTATAGGCGTAAAACTTTTCCGGGCCAACGGCCATCGCCGTCTTTGCTGCGATAACGTTGCTTGAATACATGACGGCCTGCTGAAACGTAATGTTCCCGTATGCCTCATGGTCCCGGATTCTGAGCCGACCGAACGGAAGCACCCCGTTATGAGCAAACACCATGTCTTCCGCTTTTCGGTGCAAGACCTCTGTTCCTGCTGATGCCATGACGATCTTGAAGGTTGAACCCGGTTCATAACTGTCGGTTACCGCCCGGTTTCGCGACCTCTCCGGAGTCCAGGTCGCTCTTCGGTTCAGATCATATGTCGGATTGCTTGCCATTGCGAGAATCTCGCCGCTTCTGACATCCATAACGATTCCCGATGCCGCACCTGCCTGAAATTCAACCACTGCTTTGGCAAGCTCATCTTCAACGATGCTCTGTATATCTGCATCGATGGTCAACTGAACCGAGTTTCCTTTTTCAGGGTCCTGCTGAAGAACATCGGGTGCGGGGTATCGAGTGCCGTTTGCTGAACGCTGATAAATCCTTGAACCGTCCTGCCCGCGAAGCGATTTGTCAAGTTGCAGCTCAAGACCGCTGATCCCCTTGTTTTTACTGTCGGTAACCCCGATTACCTGAGCGGCGACATTGAGATAATATCGCTGCTGCTCTTTGTCGAACCAGACACCGTGAATCTTTTGCTGCATAAGCGGCAAAGCCTTCGCGACCGGCAACTTCCGGGCAAGAACGGCTACCCCTTTGCGCTTCCTGAGCGCCTTGAGATAAAACCTTTGCGGTTGGCCGGTTACCTCTGAAAACATCTTTGCGATTTCCGCCGTGTTGTCATGGGTTTTCAGTTCCCTGCTTTTCCTGTCGACTACCATTTTGCCGTTTTTATCGACGACCGGCGTTTTCCTGACCTTCTTCGGGTCGGCATAAAACGAGATCGTCTCAACCGTTTCGGCAAGCATGCGTCCGTGACGGTCGATGATGATACCCCTCTGCGCTTTTTCGGTCACAATCCTGACATACTGCTTTAATGCTTTTTCCTGATACTTTCTGACATTGACAACCTGAATATTGAGCAGCATCAGAATAATGGCAACAAGAAACACGAAAAACAGCAGAACAACAAATCCGAGACGTTGTCCGAATCGCTTATCGCCGGTCTCCGTATGCGACAGATTGTCATTCATGGCCGAATCCTTTTCAATCCGTTGAAAGTTCATGGAACAGCAAGCTCAACGGCAGGAACTGAAGAGGCCTGCAGACCAAGAGCTCCCGTGCATTCCGTGATATTGTGAATACTCTGCAATTCACTCGCCTTGAGCTCCTGAGCCGTTATCACGCTTGCGCTCATCTGCAGTTGCTCTCTGAGTATCTCATTCTGCATGGCGAGATTTTTTATGGCTATGGTATTGTGTGTCTGAAACAGAAAAATTACCGTTATGACAAAGAGATAGAAAAATGTCCGCAATTGCAGAACATCTCCTATATCAAATCCGAAACTTCTTTTTGTCGACTTGCGCAAACTCTCCTGCGCAGGCGGCACATCGTTCATGATCTCGAGCTCAGGCTCCACGCCTCCATCGTGAAAGCGATCGGAAGGGGAGTTGCCCTGTGGCGTTTTTTCATCACTTTTCCCCTGCCATCCTGTTTTCAGGATTCCGGTAAACTGCGAGAGAGAAAATCGTTTATCCTTGTCACTCTGCATGGGAGCCCCCTGTTGCCACGTTCTCAACAACACGCAATTTCGCGCTGCGCGCTCTTGGATTTTCCTGAATTTCCTTTTCATCGGCGATGAGCGGCTTTCGGGTAAC
This region includes:
- the murC gene encoding UDP-N-acetylmuramate--L-alanine ligase, with amino-acid sequence MELGKTKSVHIVGIGGAGMSAIAELLLTSGFGVTGSDLSSGEVTERLSERGAVIYQGHKAEQVGESDVVVYSSAIRPAENVEIVAAEQAGIPVIKRDEMLGELMRYNYGVCVSGTHGKTTTTAMIATMLIEAGESPTVMIGGVSDYLKGSTVVGSGKYLVIEADEFDRAFLKLTPTIAVINSLESEHMDTYGTIEELRKAFIAFANKVPFYGRVICCVDWPEIRKLIPHLNRRYTTFGIDEPADVMASDMVMDKNRSRFTVRASGKEYPGVSLNVPGRHNVMNALAAFASGLELGIAPERIIAGLTRYSGMRRRFQIKYDNSAGVLVVDDYAHHPSEVKAAVKAARDGWPNAEIVAVFQPHLFSRTREFADEYGWALLRADKIYVADIYPSREKAADYPGVSGSLVAAAVHKAGGKHAEFIADRELLYQTVETCPQKSTVVLFMGAGDITHLSTRLAGEWINKFSA
- a CDS encoding FtsW/RodA/SpoVE family cell cycle protein, giving the protein MIHNAKEIGNAEPPPALSAQSQGEVIAGKLLLLVVTMLMCIGVVVVYSSGAGWAENKFSSSEYFLWRQLAFSLLGIVTIIVFARLDYHVFRKTSKLFLLASIFLLTLLLLLKMVGLISGAARWIGYGPMKFQVSDLAKYALIFHFSTLISEKQRYIEDFHDSFLPLLILLLTVVSLIALEPNFSTAALIAIIGVIMMFIGGVKLKYLFSLLGLLIPIGAAYALSANYRMERINSFFSGTEKGLSYQVLQALIGLGNGGLFGLGIGASKQRELYLPLSYNDFVFVVIGEEYGLVGALVVISLFVGFFICGLIIAKHAPDNFGRYVASGITIAIVFFAFINIAVACHLLPTTGVALPFISYGGTALIFNSLGVGILISISRHKKRNHPERSSSDDESGGGI
- the murG gene encoding undecaprenyldiphospho-muramoylpentapeptide beta-N-acetylglucosaminyltransferase, with the translated sequence MNVLFAGGGTGGHLYPAVAMAGELQKRVPHVKLSFAGTEAGIEAREIPRLGYRLHLLSVRGLKRGRSLGALVDNLGVLADFIGAVRSALAIINSESPDVVVGTGGFVSAPLLLAAQMRGKKTLIQEQNAFPGVTTKLLSLFASEIHLSFEEAKPYIARKKEVYISGNPSRSFSAIDPDQARLRFGLAESLPTLLVFGGSRGARSINNAVLKWLDQITASANLIWQTGSLDYERIKAGVTSSARIWIGPYIENMGEAYAASELVVCRAGASTIAEVTNTAKPSVLVPYPHATGDHQRHNARALAENGAALLIDDEHLQAPESRQLVLDLLHDRTRRSAMSKAALLLAYPDATAALVDRIIRLAKS
- a CDS encoding cell division protein FtsQ/DivIB, with the translated sequence MTHMHDPEQKGERLPDIELDTEDRSDGSGPLEPADSGSWKALFLILFLVVIGLGWLGYHASDWQKEVRVREIVIEDARYVSVQELSARLKRYSGMKVHALDIDKVRASVMAIPYIRDAAVSKELNGILRVRVVEREPLALLIDMPTPMVIDQDGVLVPDHKGFSDRSGTLLHVSGITRLDHAERGLRKLSARDYALVHEFTTALQKSDYAALLVREFHFQNNNGSSVFARGSRSRFIMGNDGNFKEKLKKFEIFWQKVVSKKGFERYETVDLRFKDRVFATEVQLPEIVRKDSM
- the murD gene encoding UDP-N-acetylmuramoyl-L-alanine--D-glutamate ligase produces the protein MDVAGKKVAVLGARRSGMAVAELLSLKGASVFVSELGTIGAHESARLQALRIPFEEGGHSDNVLCTDFCVISPGIPGRAPVVRAMLEKGIPLFSEIEVAYWFCKARIIGITGTDGKTTTATLVHRIFETDGMTHRYRAFSVGNIGQPFSSRVLTMRPEDVAVIELSSYQLEGCCTFRPDVSVITNITPDHLDRYEGELHNYAQTKYRIYAHQGKEDTLVYNDDDPLLHDHFASNRETLPCRIVPFGIGCKPEHAGFAAAVRFCDHRIVFDAGAKSENIIEAEDFLKRSFRGRHNIANALAAVAAARALGIGNEAIRSALQGFSGVEHRQEFVRTLDGSDWINDSKATNINALSQALETVPGRMVLIAGGRDKGSDYREIAGIVRKKVAALVAIGEAREKLCAAYGGMVDVRSANSLEEAVSLARALVEPGQTVLFSPGCSSFDMFEDFEDRGRQFKKLTTDLRS